GGCGCTGCCCGCGCTGCCGGACAGCCCCGAGAAGCAGCTGGGTGAGGCGCTCGCGGCAGAGCTGCTCGCCGAGAAGGCCATCATCGGCGTCTTCGACGAGGGTTGCATGGGCATGTACAACGCGATCTTCGACGACGAGCTGCTCAACCAGACCGGCATCTACAAGGAGCGCCTGTCGCAGTCGGCGCTGTACGCCGAGATGCTGAACGTCACCGAGGACGAGGCGGATGCCGCCTACGACTGGCTGATCGAGGCGGGCATGACCTTCCGGTACGGCGAGGACGCCGCCACCGAGCTCACGCGCGAGCAGGTGCAGTGGCAGTTGAAGATGTACATCGCTGCGCTCCGCATCGCCGACGACTTCGGGCTCGACGCGGTCGGCATCCAGTACCAGCAGGGGCTGAAGGACCTGGTGCCGGCATCCGACCTCGCCGAGGGCATCCTGAACTCCACCGAACGCCCGCCGGTGACCTCGCGCGACGGCTCGCGCGTGCTGCACGAGGGCCGCGCCTTCCCGCACTTCAACGAAGCAGACGAGGGCGTCGCGGTCGACGCGCTCGTCACCGACCGGGTGTGGCGCGCGATGGGTCTCGTGCCCGACAACACCCTGCACGACGTGCGCTGGGGCGAGGACTACGACGGTCGGTTCGTCTGGGTCTATGAGATCTCCGGCTCGGTGCCCGCCTCGCACCTGGGCGGGTGGCAGAACGCCGAGGGCTGGCGTCAGGGCCACGTGTTCTTCCCTGCGGGCGGTGCCACGATCAACGGTGTCTCGAAGCCCGGCGAGATCGTGCTGTCGCGCGTCTTCATCGCCGAGGGCATCCTGCAGGCCGACATCTTCCGGGCGTCGGTCGTGGAGCTGCCGGAGGAGGAGACGCAGCGCCGCAAGGACGCCACCAACCCAGAATGGCCGATCGCCCACGTGGTGCTGCACGGCATCTCGCGCGACCAGTTCATGGCCCGCCACAAGGCCAACCATGCGCAGCTGGTCTACGCCCCGGATGCGGAGACGGCGGACAAGGCCCTGATCGCGAAGGCCGCGATGTTCGCCGGGATGGGCATCAAGGTCAACCTGGTGGGAGATGTGACGGTCTGACCCGCCGGTGAGCCTCTCGGCTCGGGCCGTCTCAGTGAGAAACCGCTGCGGCATCCTGCCGCTCGATGAGCCGAGTGCTCCACGAGAAGTCGGACTCGTTGATGGTGTCGTCGCCGGGGACCTTGCCGTCGCGGTCCACGGCGTAGGAGAAGATGCCGGCCTTGGTCGCGCCCGTGGGCTGCCAGTCGGCGTACCGGGCGGCGCGGGAGGTGTCGAAGGGCTCCGTCGTGTCGCCCCAGTCCTGTCCGCGCTCCTCGTAGAACGAGAACCCGATCAGGTACTGGCACGCGTCGAAGTAGGGCGCGTAGCTCTCCCACGTCGATTGCAGACCGGAGACCGAGCGGCCGTAGGACTGCACGAGGACGTAGGAGACGTAGGGGGCGATCCCCGCCGTGAGCGGGTGGGTGCCCTCCTGGTTCGTGTCGTAGATGAAGAGCCGCTCAGTGCCGGACTGCGGTCCGAGGTGCTCTGACAGGGCCCGGAAGACTCCGGTCACGCGAGCGACCTGGGCGGCCGTGAGAGAGCGCTCCATGTCGACGTCGAGGCCGTCGAGGCCGTCGTCGGTGACGTATTCGGCGAGGATCTCGTCGGCTGCCGCGGCATAGGCGGCCGGGGTGTCGGCCGTGGGCGCGTCGAGGATCACACCGATGTCGATCGTGCGGACGACCCGGGTGCCCTGAGCATGCAGGTTCGGCACGTACTCGTTCTTCAGCACGTCCCAGAACCCGGAATCGTCGCTCACATAGGCGTTGAACACGAAGGCGACGTCCACGCCGTCGGGGAGATCGTCCATCCGCTGAGTGTTGTCCGCCGGGTTCTCCGGGTCGTTCTCGCTGCCCGGCCAAGATGCGTTCGCGTCACGCCACGTGCGGTAGTAGGCGAAGTACTGCGGGTCGGCTGCGCACGAGGCGGCGGATGCGCCGTCCGTCGAGGCAGTGTCTCCGGTTGCGGTAGCGGACGCGGGCGCGACGGCTACCAGCAAGGACGCGGCGAGCCCTACGGCTGCTGCGGCGGACCATGACTTCTTCATCTTCACACTCCAGACTTCGTCGTCGGATCGCAGTGATTAAGCGATTTAGTAGCACGGTAGCAGCGTTGGACTGTTGTGCACAGTCCAAGAACCGCCTCAGACCTGTATCGCTACAGTTGGGGCATGTCCAAAGCGAAGCGCGTGACCATCACGGACATCGCCCGGCTGGCAGGGGTGTCGCCGGGAGCCGTGTCCTTCGCGCTCAACGGCCGCCCGGGCGTCAGCGAGCAGACGCGGCAGCGCATCCTCGACATCGCCGAGGAGCACCAATGGCTCCCCAGCTCCGCCGCCAGGGCACTCGTGGGGGCCCGCGCCGGCGTCGTCGGATTCGCGGTCAACCGCCCGGCCGACACTCTCGGCACCGAAGCCTTCTTCACCGACCTGATCGCCGGAGCGCAGTCCGCTCTCGCCGCCAGACACATCGCGATGCAGATGGTGCTGGTCTCCTCGATCGAAGAGGAGGTGGCGACCTACAGGCGCTGGCGCAGTGCGAATCAGGTCGACGGAGTGATCGTGATCGACCCGCGGGACGACGATCCCCGCCTCCCCGTCCTGCGCGACCTGCCGCTCCCGGCGGTCGTGATCGGCAGTGACGCCTCGGAGGACGGGCACCCCGCGACGATCTGGCTGGATGACAGTCAGGTCGCCCACTCGCTCTTCGACTACCTCGTGGCCTTGGGGCACCGTTCGATCGCCTACGTCGCCGGGCCCGCAGAGTTCCAGCACACGCGTCTGCGCACCGATGTGCTCCACGGGCTGAGCGGCCGCGGCGTCACGGGCGAGACCATCGCCACCGACTTCTCGCCGGCCGCAGCCTCCGCCACCATGCGTCGTCTGCTGAGCCGTGCCGACCGGCCCACCGCCGTCGTGTTCGACAACGACGTGATGGCGATCGCCGGATTGCGCGTGGCTCAGGAGATGGGGCTGGCCGTGCCGTCCGATCTCTCCATCGCCTCGTTCGACGATTCCGTCGTCGCCGGACTCGTGCACCCTTCGATCACCTGCATCACCCGCGACACGTTCGGGCTCGGGGCGGATGCGGCGGAGTTCCTGCTCGAACAGATCGACGCCGCCGAGATGCTCCCCGATCGGGTGGCCGCAGTCCCGCAGCTCACGGTTCGCGAGAGCACGGCCGCGCCGCGCTGAGGGGGAGAGCTCAGACGACGGTGTTCCGTGAGGCGTACTCGGTGCGCTCGACGACAGGTCTGATCAGTTCGGTGATCCCGCGCGCGGCGAGCACCTCGGGCCGGGCAGCGTCGCTCGACGTGACGATGGCGGGGTCCGCGCCCGCTTCGCAGGCGTCGACCCAGGCCTGGAAGATCGTGCCGCCGGGGCTCATCGCGCCGCGGCTGACGGGCGTGTCGTTCTCATCGACCTCCACGACGATGCCGACGGGGCGGGCGGGGGCGGGTCTGCGCTCGCGCAGTTCGGGGATGAGCTCGGCGAAACGGCGGCCGATCGGCTTGGCCTCGCCGTTCTGATCCACGAGCCCGAGCGTGTACTCGAGCTCGGGGAAGTCGGCGAGACTGCGGCTCACGTCGTGCGAGCACCACCAGGTCACACCCCAGAGGTTCTCGGTGCGGGCGACCGAGCGCAGGGTCGCCTCGAGGAAGTCGGGGGTCTGCGCGGGCGTCAGGCAGTTCGACGGGGCGCCGACCTCCTGCAGCCAGATGGGTTTCGCGGGGTCGGTGGCGAATCCGCGGGCGAGCTCGATCATGTACTCGGCGTGGCGGTCGGACGCCACCGACCGCCCGCCGTACCTCTGCGCGGTGCCGTTGAAGATCCACGAGTGCACGGTCGTGATGTCGCCCAGGCGCGAGGCCAGTGCGGGGGTGAAGCCGTGTCCGTCCATGTACCAGGCGGCGTCGTATTCGCTGTGCACGTGCTGCTGCACGGGGGCCGCGGCGTGCGCGGCGGCCAGGAGCGTCGTGATCCAGTTCGCGGCCTCCGCCTCGGTGACCGGCCACGGGGAGGGATGCGTCTGCGCCGAGAACTGGTTGGTCTCGTTGCCGAGCGTGAAGCCCAGGAAGTTGGAGGCGCCTCCGAGTCTCTCGCCGAGGCGGGTGACGAGTTCGGCTTGGCCGCTGAGTGCATCCGGGTGCGTGAACATGTTCTTGTCATGCCACGTGAACAGCCACGACGGGATGAAGTCGAAGCTCGACAGGTGTCCCTGGATCACGTCGACGCTCGCATCCAGCCCGAACTCGGCAGCGACATCGACCACGGCCCGCACGTCGTCGACGGCCTCGTCGCGGATCAGCGTGCGGTTCGGCTGCAGAACGGTCCACAGGGGGAAGATGCGCAGGTGGTCGAGGCCCAGGTCGGCGAGGGCGGCGAAGTCGCGGCGCACCTCGTCGAGATCCAGCGACATCCACGCGTGCATCCACTGGGAGCGCGGGGTGTAGTTGGCGCCGAAGCGCAGCGGGGCGGCGGAGGTGGTCATCGCTGTCCTTTCCGGGACCGACGGTGGGGGAGCGGCGTGCGGCGGGGCTGGACCCCGAGCGCGCCGTTATGGCATGCTATGGTCACTATATCGTTTTAGTAGGGGTTGTCACAGCGACTCAACGAGACGCCGCAGCCTGGATCACTTCGAAGGAGAATGTCCATGAAGATCCGCACCAGTGTCGCCGCAGGCATCGCGGTGGCCACAGCATTCGCGCTCACGGCCTGCACGGGCGGGGCCTCGACCTCCGGCGGATCGGCCGCGGACGGGGAGGTGGGGGGAGAGATCTCCTTCCAGACCTGGTCGCTCAAGAACGACAAGTTCACCCCGTACTTCGAGGGCGTCATCGATGCCTTCGAGAAGGAGAACCCCGGCACCACGGTGAAGTGGATCGACCAGCCCGCCGACGGGTATGAGGACAAGATCCTGCAGCAGGCCGAGTCCGGCGAGCTGCCCGACGTCATCAACCTCCCGCCCGAGTATGCCTACTCGTTGGCCTCGGCGGACCAGCTGCTCGACCTGGGCAGCGCCTCGAAGGTCATCGGCGACTACGTCGACGGTGGTGTCGAGGCCTACACCTACGACGGCATCGACGGGTCGTTCGGCTTCCCGTGGTACCTCGGCACCGAGCTCAACTACTGGAACACGGCGCTGCTCGCGCAGGGAGGCGTCACCGCGACTCCGCAGACGTTCGAGGAGACGATGGATGCGGCCGAGCAGCTCGCCGCCGCCGGCATCCAGACCATCTCCGACGTGCCGAGCCCTAAATCGCTCCAGATCATGGTGTCCGACGGCGGGGGCACGCAGGATGTGTACAAGGACGGGAAGTTCGTCTTCAACACTCCCGAGGCCGTCGCGATCGTCGACCGCTATGCGGAGCTCTACAAGGCCGGCGCGATCTCGCCGGAGGCGCTGCAGAACGCCGGTACCGCGAATGCCAACATCAACAACTTCAACAAGGGCACGGTGGCCTGGGCGACCGCAGGCCCGAACTACATCGACAAGGACATCGCGGTCAACGCCCCGACACTGCTCCCCGACGTCGACGTGACCAACGGCTTCGGCAACCCGCCGCTGTTCGTGCAGGGCATCAGCGTCTCGGCGAACTCCGACAACGCCGCCACCGCTGTGGCCTTCGCCGAGTTCCTCACGAACACCGACAACCAGATCGAGTTCGTGAAGCTCGCCACCGGGTTCTTCCCCGGCACCAAGGCCGCGAACGAGGACCCGTCGGTGTTCGCCGAGACCGCCCAGAACGAGATGCAGGCCACGGCCAACGACCTCGCCGCCTCGCAGATGAACGACGCGCGGATGCTCGGCGCCCCGCAGTTCACCGAGGCCATGGAGACCTACGCCAAGCAGCAGATCGCTCTCGCGGTCAAGGGCGACATCACGGCGCAGGAGGCCCTGGACAAGGCGGTCGAGTACGCGGAGCAGAACGTCGTCGGCTGAGCCGATGACGCGGAGATGAAGGGGGTGGATGCCTCATGAGACGACAGCGCTGGTACACGCCGTACCTGCTCGTGCTCCCCGGTGTGATCTGGGTGTTCGTGTTCGCCCTCTGGCCGTTCCTGAACACGATCGCCCTCGCGTTCACGGATGCCCGCCCCCTTCGTCCCGCGCAGTTCGTGGGACTCGACAACTTCGAGAAGATGCTCGGCGACGACCGGTTCGGCTATGCGCTGACGACGTCGCTCGTCTACGTCGTGGTCTGCGTGCCGCTGCTGACGTTCCTCCCGCTGCTGCTCGCGCTCCTCGTGCACAGCAAGATCCCGGCGATCGGCTTCTTCCGCACCACGTTCTACTTCCCCGTGATCGCATCGGCGGTCGTCGTGGCGATCGTGTGGGAGTTCCTGTTCTCCGGAAGCGGCACGATCAACTCGGCGCTGAGCTTCTTCGGGCTGATCGATCGGCCCGTCGAGTTCCTCTCCGATCGGTGGCTCCTGATCGGCTGCGCCATCGGACTCACGGTCTGGAAGGGGCTCGGGTACTACATGGTCGTGTACCTCGCCGCGCTCGGAAACGTCGGACGTGAGCTGCATGAGGCCGCGGCGATGGACGGAGCCGGACGCTGGCGCCGCTTCTGGTCCGTCACCGTTCCGGGTGTGCGCGGTCCGATGATGCTCGTGTCGGTGCTGGTGTGCGTGGGGGCGATGCGGGTGTTCACCGAGCTGTACGTGCTCTCGGGCGGCTCCGGCGGCCCCGGCGGACAGGCGATGAGCATGGTCATGCTCATCCAATCGATGGGCAAGGGCCTCAACGGTCAGGTCGGCTACGCATCGGCCATCTCGCTCGTGCTGTTCCTGCTCACCCTGGTGCCCCTGGCGATCGTGGGCGTCGCGAACAACAGCGACACGATCAAGGAAGCCCTCGCCGGACGGCGCGCGGCCAAGGACGCGAAGCTCGCCAGACTCGCGGCGGCAGAGGAGGCCAGGCGATGACGACGACGCGAGCGATGGTCACCCAGGAGAGCACTCCGAAGGAGCGGCGTGACCGGCCCTACCGCACGCGCGGTTCCGCCGACATCATGAAGCCGTCGCTCGGCGGTCTGATCGGCAAGTACGCACTGCTCATCGGCGTGCTCGCCATCATGGTCTTCCCATTCCTGTGGCAGATGTCGACCTCGTTCAAGGGCGCGGCCGAGAACATCTACGACTTCCCGCCGTCGCTGATCCCGAGCGCGCCGACCCTGGACAACTACGCCGAGGTGTTCCGCACGATCCCGGTGCTCGACTACGCGTGGCACTCGCTCCTCGTGGGCGTCGGCACCGTGCTCACCAACGTGGTCTTCGCCACGATCGGCGGCTATGCGTTGGGCACCATGAAGTTCCGCGGCAAGTGGGTCGTGCTCGCGATCTTCTTCTCGACGCTGCTCCTGCCCGGCGAGGTCACGCTGACGAGCCAGTACCTCACGGTCAAGTCGCTCGGCCTCGCGAACACCCTGTGGGGCGTGTTCCTCCCCGGAGCCATCGCGGCGATCAACGTGTTGCTGATGATGGCCGCCTGCCGCATGATCCCCCCGGACACCCTGGATGCGGCGACCATCGACGGCGCCAACACGATGCAGCGTCTGCGCCACATCGTGTGGCCGAACGTCCGCGGCATGGTCTCGGTCGTCGCGCTGTTCGCCTTCATCGGCGCCTGGGACGACTTCCTCTGGCCGCTGGTCGTGCTGTCGGATCCCGCGAACTACACGCTGACCGTCGGCATGCAGTATCTGAGCTCGAACTTCGCCGCGAATCCGCGCGTGATCGCGGCGGGGACGATGATCGCGCTGGTGCCGATCATCCTGCTGTTCGCGGTACTGCAGCGGCAGTTCTTCAAGGGCGTCGAAGAGGGAAGCGTCAAGGGGTGACCGCACTGCACGACACCGGCCGCGCCGACAGCCCGCGTCCCTGGCTCGCGATCCCGCAGCCGACGACGGCGGAGCTGTCGAGCGGCGCATGGAGACCCTCCACGGTCAGGGTCGCGGCCGATGACCCGATGCTCGCTCGGGAGGCGGTGCGGTTGACCAGGGAGCTCGCAGCCCTCGGCATCCCGGACGGCGAAGGCCCTGTCGTGTGTCTGCGGAGAGACGACAGGCCCGATGAGTCGTTCGAGATCACGGTCGGCGAGGACATCGCGGTGTTCGCAGGCACCGCGGCCGGGGCGTTCCGGGCGACACGTCAGCTGCTGCACAACCTGCGGGCGCAGGGCCTCGTGCCGCACGGCCGTGTCTGCTCCGCGCCCGTGGTCGCGGAGCGCGGGTTCCACCTCGACGCCGCCCGCAAGCACTTCCCCGCGCCGTGGATCGTCGACCTGCTGCACGCGCTGGCCGACGTCGGCATCACGACCTTCCAATGGCACGTGTCCGAGAACGAGGGCTTCCGGATCGGCTCGGAGGCGTTCCCCGAGATCGTCTCGAGCGCTCATGTCACCCGCGCCGAGGCCCTGGTCGTGGCCGACACCGCCGCCGACCTGCACATCGACATCGTGCCCTCCCTCGACATGCCGGGCCACCTCCGCCACGCCCTCGCCGCGCATCCGGAGCTCCGCCTGCCGGACGCCGGCGGCCTGCCGACCGATCATGCGCTGGACATCACCCGCACCGCGGCGATCGACTTCGCCGCGGCGCTGATCGACGACGTCGCCGCGCTGTTCCCGCGCAGCACGCGCTGGCACCTCGGCGGCGACGAATTCGTCGACTTCGCGCGCATCGAGGAGTATCCCGCGCTGGCCGCCGCCGCCAGGGAGAAGCACGGGCCCCGCGCCACTGGCTTCGACCTGCTGACCGCGTTCGTGAACGCCATGTCGGCGCACCTCCGTGCACGCGGCCTCGTCCCGCGCGTCTGGAACGACGGGATGCTCCGCAGCGAGGTCGTCGCCCTCGACCCGGATCTCGTGCTGACGTGGTGGACGAACTGGCACGTCGAGA
The DNA window shown above is from Microbacterium maritypicum and carries:
- a CDS encoding glycoside hydrolase 5 family protein; its protein translation is MTTSAAPLRFGANYTPRSQWMHAWMSLDLDEVRRDFAALADLGLDHLRIFPLWTVLQPNRTLIRDEAVDDVRAVVDVAAEFGLDASVDVIQGHLSSFDFIPSWLFTWHDKNMFTHPDALSGQAELVTRLGERLGGASNFLGFTLGNETNQFSAQTHPSPWPVTEAEAANWITTLLAAAHAAAPVQQHVHSEYDAAWYMDGHGFTPALASRLGDITTVHSWIFNGTAQRYGGRSVASDRHAEYMIELARGFATDPAKPIWLQEVGAPSNCLTPAQTPDFLEATLRSVARTENLWGVTWWCSHDVSRSLADFPELEYTLGLVDQNGEAKPIGRRFAELIPELRERRPAPARPVGIVVEVDENDTPVSRGAMSPGGTIFQAWVDACEAGADPAIVTSSDAARPEVLAARGITELIRPVVERTEYASRNTVV
- a CDS encoding carbohydrate ABC transporter permease; this translates as MTTTRAMVTQESTPKERRDRPYRTRGSADIMKPSLGGLIGKYALLIGVLAIMVFPFLWQMSTSFKGAAENIYDFPPSLIPSAPTLDNYAEVFRTIPVLDYAWHSLLVGVGTVLTNVVFATIGGYALGTMKFRGKWVVLAIFFSTLLLPGEVTLTSQYLTVKSLGLANTLWGVFLPGAIAAINVLLMMAACRMIPPDTLDAATIDGANTMQRLRHIVWPNVRGMVSVVALFAFIGAWDDFLWPLVVLSDPANYTLTVGMQYLSSNFAANPRVIAAGTMIALVPIILLFAVLQRQFFKGVEEGSVKG
- a CDS encoding LacI family DNA-binding transcriptional regulator, translating into MSKAKRVTITDIARLAGVSPGAVSFALNGRPGVSEQTRQRILDIAEEHQWLPSSAARALVGARAGVVGFAVNRPADTLGTEAFFTDLIAGAQSALAARHIAMQMVLVSSIEEEVATYRRWRSANQVDGVIVIDPRDDDPRLPVLRDLPLPAVVIGSDASEDGHPATIWLDDSQVAHSLFDYLVALGHRSIAYVAGPAEFQHTRLRTDVLHGLSGRGVTGETIATDFSPAAASATMRRLLSRADRPTAVVFDNDVMAIAGLRVAQEMGLAVPSDLSIASFDDSVVAGLVHPSITCITRDTFGLGADAAEFLLEQIDAAEMLPDRVAAVPQLTVRESTAAPR
- a CDS encoding EndoS/ChiA family endoglycosidase, whose protein sequence is MKKSWSAAAAVGLAASLLVAVAPASATATGDTASTDGASAASCAADPQYFAYYRTWRDANASWPGSENDPENPADNTQRMDDLPDGVDVAFVFNAYVSDDSGFWDVLKNEYVPNLHAQGTRVVRTIDIGVILDAPTADTPAAYAAAADEILAEYVTDDGLDGLDVDMERSLTAAQVARVTGVFRALSEHLGPQSGTERLFIYDTNQEGTHPLTAGIAPYVSYVLVQSYGRSVSGLQSTWESYAPYFDACQYLIGFSFYEERGQDWGDTTEPFDTSRAARYADWQPTGATKAGIFSYAVDRDGKVPGDDTINESDFSWSTRLIERQDAAAVSH
- a CDS encoding carbohydrate ABC transporter permease; this encodes MRRQRWYTPYLLVLPGVIWVFVFALWPFLNTIALAFTDARPLRPAQFVGLDNFEKMLGDDRFGYALTTSLVYVVVCVPLLTFLPLLLALLVHSKIPAIGFFRTTFYFPVIASAVVVAIVWEFLFSGSGTINSALSFFGLIDRPVEFLSDRWLLIGCAIGLTVWKGLGYYMVVYLAALGNVGRELHEAAAMDGAGRWRRFWSVTVPGVRGPMMLVSVLVCVGAMRVFTELYVLSGGSGGPGGQAMSMVMLIQSMGKGLNGQVGYASAISLVLFLLTLVPLAIVGVANNSDTIKEALAGRRAAKDAKLARLAAAEEARR
- a CDS encoding family 20 glycosylhydrolase, which produces MTALHDTGRADSPRPWLAIPQPTTAELSSGAWRPSTVRVAADDPMLAREAVRLTRELAALGIPDGEGPVVCLRRDDRPDESFEITVGEDIAVFAGTAAGAFRATRQLLHNLRAQGLVPHGRVCSAPVVAERGFHLDAARKHFPAPWIVDLLHALADVGITTFQWHVSENEGFRIGSEAFPEIVSSAHVTRAEALVVADTAADLHIDIVPSLDMPGHLRHALAAHPELRLPDAGGLPTDHALDITRTAAIDFAAALIDDVAALFPRSTRWHLGGDEFVDFARIEEYPALAAAAREKHGPRATGFDLLTAFVNAMSAHLRARGLVPRVWNDGMLRSEVVALDPDLVLTWWTNWHVEMRPLAAAVDAGNPLVNFHDALLYYVLGEKAGYTYPTSARIWESEWHPGLFPALPDRTRQEIPMPYPARLLGASFSVWSDDASAQNPEEVADGVRRPLRAMAERAWNGTSALSHDQFCEIDAAIGVATAPGPCAR
- a CDS encoding ABC transporter substrate-binding protein, yielding MKIRTSVAAGIAVATAFALTACTGGASTSGGSAADGEVGGEISFQTWSLKNDKFTPYFEGVIDAFEKENPGTTVKWIDQPADGYEDKILQQAESGELPDVINLPPEYAYSLASADQLLDLGSASKVIGDYVDGGVEAYTYDGIDGSFGFPWYLGTELNYWNTALLAQGGVTATPQTFEETMDAAEQLAAAGIQTISDVPSPKSLQIMVSDGGGTQDVYKDGKFVFNTPEAVAIVDRYAELYKAGAISPEALQNAGTANANINNFNKGTVAWATAGPNYIDKDIAVNAPTLLPDVDVTNGFGNPPLFVQGISVSANSDNAATAVAFAEFLTNTDNQIEFVKLATGFFPGTKAANEDPSVFAETAQNEMQATANDLAASQMNDARMLGAPQFTEAMETYAKQQIALAVKGDITAQEALDKAVEYAEQNVVG
- a CDS encoding fucose isomerase → MTTYTLPTAAPRPATAPKTAYIITSGDLRESANVAGWPTQVELESGVAGVLNALGWEVIRPFGVDPQTGHGFISSQRMGLEVFKGIPVDAPLIVAIANWQYSHHVLAGLRSHEGPILTVANFAGDWPGLVGLLGLNAGLTKMDKPYATTWSVDFTDEWFTDGIREWTETGAITHDASHVRALPALPDSPEKQLGEALAAELLAEKAIIGVFDEGCMGMYNAIFDDELLNQTGIYKERLSQSALYAEMLNVTEDEADAAYDWLIEAGMTFRYGEDAATELTREQVQWQLKMYIAALRIADDFGLDAVGIQYQQGLKDLVPASDLAEGILNSTERPPVTSRDGSRVLHEGRAFPHFNEADEGVAVDALVTDRVWRAMGLVPDNTLHDVRWGEDYDGRFVWVYEISGSVPASHLGGWQNAEGWRQGHVFFPAGGATINGVSKPGEIVLSRVFIAEGILQADIFRASVVELPEEETQRRKDATNPEWPIAHVVLHGISRDQFMARHKANHAQLVYAPDAETADKALIAKAAMFAGMGIKVNLVGDVTV